In Halanaerobiaceae bacterium ANBcell28, the following are encoded in one genomic region:
- a CDS encoding DUF1667 domain-containing protein, whose protein sequence is MCRTNIICISCPKGCQITVESMNGKIKGIFGCDCSAGKEYAEEEFENPSRILTTTVRIKNAFLPLLSVKTSAPIPKDILMDAMKEIAKIEVEASINISDIIIENFMETGIDVVATRSINKVK, encoded by the coding sequence TTGTGTCGAACTAATATAATATGTATATCTTGTCCAAAAGGATGTCAGATTACAGTTGAAAGTATGAACGGAAAGATAAAGGGGATATTTGGATGTGATTGTTCTGCTGGTAAAGAATATGCAGAAGAAGAGTTCGAAAACCCTTCTAGAATTTTAACAACAACAGTTAGAATAAAAAACGCTTTTCTTCCTTTGCTATCTGTCAAGACATCAGCTCCAATACCTAAAGATATTCTTATGGATGCTATGAAAGAAATTGCAAAAATAGAAGTAGAAGCATCAATAAATATTTCTGATATAATAATTGAAAATTTTATGGAAACAGGAATAGATGTAGTAGCTACTCGGTCTATAAATAAAGTAAAATAA
- the asnS gene encoding asparagine--tRNA ligase — protein MDYFKRSKIKDILYKGIEEKGDVVVLGWVRTKRVSKNIAFLELNDGSSLKNLQIVVLDPEKFPLDDISTGASLKVCGYLEEIEGREQSVEMKAEKIIVLGEAPSDYLLQKKRHSFDFLRENAHLRPRTNTFGVVNRFRSKLAQAIHTYFKERDFYYIHSPIITTGDAEGAGDMFQVTSLDMNNLPLDDKGNVDYKEDFFGEKAGLTVSGQLEGEILATAIGDVYTFGPTFRAENSNTSRHASEFWMIEPEMAFCELDEMMDIIEDFIKYLFNYALENAPEEMEFFNKWIDKGRIKVLEDIINVDFGRVTYTEAIEILEKADEKFEFPVSWGIDLQSEHERYLTEKYFKKPIMVTDYPKDIKAFYMKVNDDNKTVRAVDCLVPKVGEIIGGSQREERYDVLLDRMKKQDMDVEEYYWFLELRKYGTVPHSGFGLGFERILMYISGMSNIRDVIPFPRTPGNAKF, from the coding sequence ATGGATTATTTTAAACGAAGTAAGATTAAAGATATTTTATACAAAGGAATTGAGGAAAAAGGAGATGTAGTAGTATTAGGCTGGGTGAGAACTAAAAGGGTTTCTAAAAATATAGCGTTTTTAGAATTAAATGATGGGAGTTCTTTAAAGAATTTACAGATTGTTGTTCTTGACCCAGAAAAGTTCCCTTTAGATGATATTAGTACTGGTGCTAGTTTGAAAGTATGTGGTTATTTAGAAGAAATAGAGGGTAGAGAACAAAGTGTTGAAATGAAGGCAGAAAAGATTATAGTATTAGGTGAAGCACCATCTGATTATTTATTACAAAAAAAACGTCATTCATTTGATTTTCTAAGGGAAAATGCTCATTTACGTCCAAGAACTAATACTTTCGGTGTTGTAAATAGATTTCGTAGCAAGCTAGCTCAGGCAATTCATACATATTTTAAGGAACGTGATTTTTATTATATTCATTCTCCTATTATCACAACTGGTGATGCAGAGGGTGCAGGTGATATGTTTCAGGTTACGTCTCTTGATATGAATAACTTGCCTTTAGATGATAAGGGTAACGTTGATTATAAAGAAGATTTTTTTGGAGAAAAGGCAGGTCTTACAGTAAGTGGTCAGTTGGAAGGTGAGATTCTAGCAACTGCTATAGGAGATGTTTATACTTTTGGTCCTACTTTCAGAGCTGAAAATTCAAATACATCACGTCATGCTTCTGAGTTCTGGATGATTGAGCCAGAGATGGCTTTTTGTGAACTAGATGAAATGATGGATATTATTGAAGATTTTATTAAATATCTATTTAATTATGCTTTAGAAAATGCTCCTGAGGAGATGGAGTTTTTTAATAAATGGATAGATAAAGGTAGAATTAAAGTATTAGAAGATATTATAAATGTTGATTTTGGTAGAGTAACTTATACTGAGGCTATTGAAATTTTAGAAAAAGCTGATGAGAAATTTGAGTTTCCAGTATCCTGGGGTATTGATTTACAATCAGAACATGAAAGATATCTAACGGAAAAATATTTCAAAAAACCAATTATGGTTACAGACTATCCTAAAGATATTAAAGCTTTTTATATGAAAGTAAATGATGACAATAAGACAGTCCGTGCAGTAGATTGTCTTGTTCCAAAAGTTGGAGAAATTATTGGGGGAAGTCAAAGAGAAGAACGTTATGATGTTTTATTAGACAGAATGAAGAAACAGGATATGGATGTTGAAGAATATTATTGGTTCCTGGAATTACGAAAATATGGTACTGTACCACATTCAGGTTTTGGCTTAGGTTTTGAAAGAATCTTAATGTATATATCTGGGATGAGTAATATTAGGGACGTTATACCTTTCCCTAGAACACCAGGAAATGCTAAATTCTAG